One genomic region from Cryptococcus gattii WM276 chromosome C, complete sequence encodes:
- a CDS encoding chaperone regulator, putative (Similar to TIGR gene model, INSD accession AAW42328.1) — protein sequence MSTIVDSRPRGTYVPADCPSCRSQQEYIIPPTFIGSLRVRCSACKQLFTHPQPKPSGSSSSSTSKATPRTRGIGTDKDPLDLAYYDVLGLDSQCTTEDVKKAYRRLAIKLHPDKNRDDPDAEEKFKEISVAYQVLSDPELRHKYNEFGQKNGGGMSEPAGGFHDPEEVFGKMFGGDRFEVLIGNISIGKDMKEAFQQQHEEDPNDFTIGPNGRPVLTPAGAQKKWSREKKVAEEKARQRQARVDQLATNLINKLNIYTEAAKGLHDEMVGASFKEICRLEADDLKEENYGVELLHAIGKTYQAKSTQHLASSQFAPLGWFHGAKSSFNVVSDTVSTLRSAMELKAVFERLQKAEQSGMSADELRKLEEQAAEQGMRTMWKGVKLEVESVIRDTCEKVLSDSTLPKEKLHLRAVALGLMGEAFLTIHKEGETHQEDFVRVETPASKQREASNVTTQAPPPIPPRPENTTTATQDAQQKEKEETLKAAYRAYESKRRGNP from the exons ATGTCAACCATAGTAGACTCGCGACCGAGGGGCACATACGTTCCTGCCGATTGCCCCAGCTGTCGTTCCCAACAAGAATATATAATCCCTCCAACTTTTATAGGAAGCCTTCGCGTCCGTTGCTCAGC ATGCAAGCAATTATTTACCCACCCGCAACCAAAGCCATCTGGCTCCAGCTCCTCGTCGACTTCAAAAGCCACTCCCCGCACCAGGGGTATTGGGACTGACAAGGATCCATTAGACCTAGCGTACTATGATGTTTTGGGATTGGATAGTCAGTGTACGACAGAGGATGTCAAAAAAGCCTATAGGCGGTTAGCAATAAAACTACATCCTGACAAG AATCGGGATGACCCAGATGCAGAGGAAAAG TTCAAAGAAATATCCGTGGCATATCAAGTTCTATCGGATCCTGAGCTCCGACACAAATATAACGAATTTGGTCAGAAGAACGGAGGTGGAATGTCAGAACCTGCTGGCGGATTCCATGACCCGGAGGAAGTTTTCGGCAAAATGTTTGGAGGTGATCGTTTCGAAGTATTGATCGGTAACATTAGCATCG GCAAGGATATGAAGGAAGCATTCCAACAACAGCACGAAGAAGATCCAAACGATTTCACTATTGGACCTAACGGCAGGCCTGTACTGACCCCCGCCGGTGCACAGAAGAAATGGTCCCGTGAAAAGAAAGTTGCGGAGGAGAAGGCCCGACAGAGGCAGGCGAGAGTCGATCAGTTAGCTACGAATTTGATCAATAAGCTCAACATCTACACGGAAGCGGCCAAAGGACTTCACGACGAGATGGTTGGAGCCAGTTTCAAGGAAATCTGTCGTTTGGAAGCTGA TGATCTTAAAGAAGAAAATTATGGTGTTGAGTTACTACACGCCATAGGAAAGACTTATCAAGCCAAATCTACACAACACCTT GCGTCGTCACAATTTGCCCCATTAGGCTGGTTCCACGGAGCTAAATCCAGTTTTAATGTGGTATCTGATACCGTATCCACTCTTCGTTCAGCAATGGAGCTGAAGGCTGTATTCGAACGACTTCAAAAAGCTGAGCAAAGTGGCATGTCGGCGGATGAGCTTCGTAAACTCGAAGAACAAGCTGCGGAGCAAGGCATGAGGACGATGTGGAAAGGAGTGAAGCTCGAAGTGGAGAGTGTGATAAGGGATACATGTGAAAAGGTTTTGTCAGATTCAACGTTGCCGAAAGAGAAGTTGCATTTGAGAGCTGTTGCTTTGGGCTTGATGGGCGAG GCATTCTTAACAATCCATAAAGAGGGCGAGACACATCAGGAGGATTTCGTTAGAGTGGAAACGCCAGCTTCAAAGCAGCGCGAAGCATCTAATGTAACCACTCAGGCCCCACCGCCCATTCCTCCTCGTCCCGAAAACACGACCACTGCAACTCAAGATGCACAacaaaaggaaaaagaagagacaTTGAAGGCAGCATATCGAGCAT ACGAAAGTAAGCGACGAGGTAATCCATAA
- a CDS encoding uncharacterized protein (Similar to TIGR gene model, INSD accession AAW42736.1) has translation MSSSRWMTSNVLANDKFCRVSPWDGVRNHEAKKIMRERMKLGDKVLFYHSNCKMPGVFAVAEIAKEGYPDFTAWDPDHPYFDPKSKRDSPTWFMVDVRFDRRLHYPPTLALIKHLATLSNLPKKVSYIGDHGLEAIKNMPLVNRGRLSVQPVDDAAYNAIVELGTKGGWDSLVSVSRNAPKSRQTKASDSSPEIAKPKDNEALEGKPRARDKLLPGEDGTLESGQGQRRSKRLKRSLPREEETL, from the exons ATGTCAAG TTCTCGGTGGATGACTTCGAACGTATTGG CCAATGATAAATTCTGCAGGGTATCACCTTGGGATG GGGTGCGAAATCACGAGGCTAAGAAAATTATGCGGGAAAGGATGAAATTAGGTGACAAG GTCCTGTTCTACCATAGCAATTGTAAGATGCCCGGGGTCTTTGCGGTGGCAGAAATTGCCAAAGAGGGGTATCCAGATT TTACCGCATGGGATCC AGATCATCCTTATTTCGACCCCAAATCAAAGCGAGATTCTCCAACTTGGTTCATG GTAGATGTCAGGTTCGATCGACGGCTGCACTATCCCCCAACTCTTGCTTTGATAAAACACCTGGCAACACTATCAAACCTCCCAAAAAAAGTATCGTATATCGGCGACCACGGATTGGAAGCTATCAAAAATATGCCACTCGTTAACAGGGGCCGATTAA GTGTTCAGCCAGTAGATGACGCTGCATACAACGCCATTGTTGAGCTTGGTACAAAAGGTGGTTGGGATAGCTTAGTTAGTGTCAGCAGGAACGCTCCAAAATCGCGGCAAACGAAGGCATCCGACAGTTCACCAGAAATAGCTAAACCGAAGGATAACGAAGCACTGGAGGGGAAGCCGCGTGCAAGAGATAAGCTCCTGCCTGGAGAGGATGGAACTCTTGAATCTGGACAAGGGCAGCGTAGGAGCAAACGGCTTAAAAGGTCATTGCCGCGGGAGGAGGAGACGCTTTAg
- a CDS encoding ATP-dependent RNA helicase, putative (Similar to TIGR gene model, INSD accession AAW42330.1), with product MAAGTDISAPPKKKNKPESQKKRDKKKTEKRRKIQKAKRAAAPKNKDWKPDPVLEALKQSTIFQKVDSGQYSKERSQTYEEDDTGAGSDALTDAQVLGDKEKKQKEKREKRERRQRKEERKARREVAITKMGIDMRPAEGTMAAEEIPGPKQAEEPEENKSAPSLVRSPTPPPLVPFPLPRSAPAPDTSVLARQGLPKGLEDATFIDQSLRVEIEGLHVEGQDQVLSVNMRRRLKDIGVEDFFAVQAAMLPRLLPLQLIPSPYSSLPDYLISAPTGSGKTLAYAIPIIEILSQRTVCRLRALIVLPTRDLVFQVRETMEALSKGTGLTIGTVTGQHSFAQERKQLVADLETPLLGGSSKLDILIATPGRLMDHLASTPNFTLQHLRFLVIDEADRLLNQSFQNWLTQVLAYTRPPIEPIPPSFKRKPHDTVSSAFMEACSLIDKDGEWCDSSPSICQKLLFSATLTRDPSKIAALSLHHPQYYIVQSSIAPALPTSVGEQFALPSSLSEKMLIVPPALKPLNLIHLVHHSEFNVDRALVFTKSVESAARLVKLLEFFEDAYVLGGGGGKRLAVEQYSGEMKARDKKQLLAEFGEGKVNLIVCSDLIARGIDLPSVSHVVSYDIPLDIRKYVHRVGRTARAGRQGTAWTLVEKQEALHFKGMLQNAGHLKAVKKVKVREDDLSQYRESYEIAMKRLKDYYNHD from the exons ATGGCTGCCGGGACCGATATTTCGGCACCCccaaaaaagaaaaataag CCCGAGTCTCAGAAGAAAAgggacaagaagaagactgaaaagagaaggaaaatTCAAAAAGCCAAAAGAGCAGCGGCTCCAAAAAATAAAGACTGGAAACCGGACCCGGTTTTGGAAGCTCTTAAGCAATCAACCATATTTCAAAAGGTAGACTCGGGCCAATATTCGAAGGAACGGAGCCAAACAtatgaagaagatgataCGGGGGCTGGGTCTGATGCTCTAACAGACGCCCAAGTACTTGGCGATAAAGAAAAGAAGcagaaagaaaagagggaaaagCGGGAGAGACGTcagagaaaagaggaaCGAAAAGCGAGAAGAGAAGTAGCAATAACCAAAATGGGTATTGACATGAGGCCCGCCGAAGGGACCATGGCCGCGGAAGAAATTCCTGGACCAAAACAGGCAGAAGAACCGGAAGAAAACAAATCCGCCCCTTCACTTGTACGCTCTCCTACTCCGCCCCCACTAGtaccttttcctcttccccgATCAGCGCCTGCACCGGACACGTCAGTGCTCGCTAGGCAAGGTCTTCCCAAAGGCTTAGAAGACGCCACCTTCATTGATCAGTCTTTGAGAGTCGAAATCGAGGGACTCCACGTTGAGGGTCAAGATCAAGTGCTAAGCGTGAACatgagaagaaggttaAAGGACATTGGGGTCGAGGACTTCTTTGCAG TCCAAGCTGCTATGCTGCCtcgccttcttcctcttcaactCATTCCTTCACCTTATTCTTCATTACCTGACTATCTTATCTCTGCACCTACAGGCTCTGGCAAAACTCTTGCCTACGCCATCCCAATAATTGAAATCCTTTCGCAGAGAACGGTTTGCAGGTTAAGGGCCTTGATTGTTCTTCCAACAAGAGACCTTGTTTTTCAAGTAAGAGAGACAATGGAAGCCCTGTCAAAAGGAACAGGGTTGACA ATAGGAACAGTGACGGGGCAGCACTCTTTCGCGCAAGAAAGAAAACAGCTCGTTGCAGACCTGGAAACGCC TTTGTTGGGTGGATCATCAAAGCTGGATATTCTAATTGCTACACCAGGCAGGCTGATGGACCATCTTGCCTCAACTCCAAATTTCACCCTTCAACATCTGCGATTTTTGGTTATCGACGAAGCCGACAGATTACTGAATCAAAGTTTTCAAAACTGGCTGACTCAAGTATTGGCGTACACTCGACCGCCTATCGAACCTATACCACCGTCCTTCAAAAGGAAGCCTCACGACACTGTTTCATCTGCGTTCATGGAGGCGTGCAGTCTTATCGACAAAGACGGGGAGTGGTGTGATTCTTCTCCTTCTATC TGCCAGAAACTCCTTTTTTCAGCGACTCTCACGCGCGACCCCTCCAAAATTGCTGCTCTTTCTTTGCATCATCCACAGTACTACATTGTTCAGTCTTCCATTGCACCTGCATTGCCAACAAGTGTTGGCGAGCAGTTTGCATTACCATCATCTCTGTCCGAAAAAATGCTTATTGTTCCTCCTGCCCTCAAGCCGCTCAACCTTATCCATCTTGTTCACCACTCTGAATTCAACGTGGACAGGGCACTGGTGTTCACCAAGAGTGTTGAGAGCGCTGCAAGGTTAGTAAAACTATTAGAATTTTTCGAAGATGCGTACGTGTTGGGAGGAGGCGGTGGCAAGAGACTGGCTGTCGAGCAATATTCGGGTGAAATGAAGGCCAGAGATAAAAAGCAATTATTAGCAGAATTCGGTGAAGGCAAGGTCAATCT AATCGTATGCTCCGACTTGATCGCGAGAGGTATAGATCTACCAAGCGTCTCACACGTCGTCTCCTACGATATCCCGCTTGATATTCGGAAATATGTGCATCGTGTAGGTCGAACCGCTCGAGCAGGTCGACAGGGCACAGCGTGGACGTTGGTCGAGAAGCAAGAGGCCCTTCATTTCAAGGGCATGCTGCAAAATGCTGGCCATCTGAAGGCTGTGAAGAAGGTCAAGGTAAGAGAGGACGATCTTTCTCAGTATAGAGAAAGCTATGAA ATTGCTATGAAGCGGTTGAAAGACTATTATAATCACGACTAA
- a CDS encoding uncharacterized protein (Similar to TIGR gene model, INSD accession AAW42735.1) yields MAQTASGQNPPSYFISSSSGAKSTVEQRRTRREQFRNFYGLKNDAAAETEGVNDSKLVDIDSPTFKPAAYYEDLTAKSTLSGLMTTTASLSSDIGTLQGARHSLVYNHHHQLFAAGDTISQLNVRTPQLLSVVTNLQQSFSSISQLVDSINLPRIEEQVIVDPEEATTISRRKAQRQLERLRLMVQANESSDRINEFYKINYEALHYLATENNLAKKHLEDCEAAIRQTSGIVPT; encoded by the exons ATGGCGCAAACAGCGAGTGGTCAAAATCCTCCCTCCTACTTCATTTCTTCATCCAGCGGCGCAAAGAGCACAGTTGAGCAAAGGCGCACGAGGAGAGAGCAATTCAGAAACTTCTACGGTCTCAAAAATGATGCCGCGGCCGAGACGGAAGGCGTCAACGACAGTAAGCTGGTCGACATTG ATTCCCCCACGTTCAAGCCTGCTGCCTATTACGAAGATCTGACAGCCAAATCCACATTAAGTGGTTTGATGACGACAACTGCATCACTTTCGTCAG ATATTGGTACACTACAAGGTGCAAGGCACTCATTAGTGTACAACCATCATCACCAA CTCTTCGCTGCAGGAGATACTATTTCGCAACTCAATGTTCGCACCCCTCAGCTATTGTCTGTTGTCACAAACCTTCAACAGTCCTTTTCATCCATTTCTCAGCTGGTGGACTCCATTAATCTTCCAAGAATTGAAGAACAGGTGATTGTCGACCCGGAAGAGGCCACTACCATTTCAAGACGTAAAGCACAGAGACAGTTGGAGAGATTACGACTCATGGTACAAGCCAATG AATCTTCAGACAGAATAAATGAATTCTACAAAATCAATTACGAGGCTCTGCACTATCTAGCAACCGAAAACAATCTGGCCAAAAAACATTTGGAAGACTGTGAAGCTGCAATTCGACAGACAAGCGGAATTGTTCCTACTTGA
- a CDS encoding cap binding protein, putative (Similar to TIGR gene model, INSD accession AAW42332.1) has protein sequence MSSTAIPPAAVSANNNALNSALAAEQISSPASPIDKPEDEKKQLEEGEIEENSSEGDSQAKTIFDDASKFNVKHPLFSTWTLYFDSPQSKSLPKTPQTTPAMPQGSHGWMADIRKVVSFDSVEEFWGLYNNIIPPSQLPGKANYYLFKNGIIPAWEDPQNKNGGKWSIQVPKNSESKGSIDRMWLYTMLAAIGETFETPSTDSENAPSPIQSDLITGVIVSPRPAFYRISIWTREASDVNVPDTDAIKARLLNIGKHFKTSVLGYELEQKLTEGGFQTELTFDAHKDSEKKVNKNKFTV, from the exons ATGTCCTCAACAGCCATACCCCCTGCAGCGGTCTCAGCCAACAACAATGCTCTCAATAGCGCTCTCGCCGCTGAACAAATTTCAAGTCCCGCTTCACCAATCGACAAGCCCGAAGACGAAAAGAAACAGCTCGAAGAAGGCGAGATTGAAGAGAACTCTTCGGAAGGCGACTCTCAAGCAAAGACCATTTTTGACGATGCCAGTAAATTTAATGTCAAG CACCCCTTGTTTTCTACCTGGACTCTTTACTTCGACTCCCCGCAATCAAAATCTCTCCCCAAAACACCCCAGACTACCCCAGCTATGCCTCAGGGCTCCCATGGCTGGATGGCGGATATCAGAAAGGTCGTATCGTTCGACAGTGTAGAAGAATTCTGGGGTCTCTACAACAACATCATTCCTCCCTCTCAGCTTCCTGGTAAGGCCAACTATTATCTGTTCAAG AATGGCATTATCCCGGCCTGGGAGGACCCTCAAAACAAGAATGGTGGAAAATGGTCTATTCAGGTACCCAAGAATAGCGAAAGCAAGGGATCAATTGACAGAATGTGGCTGTATACG ATGCTTGCTGCGATTGGCGAAACTTTCGAGACACCCTCTACCGACTCTGAAAATGCCCCTTCCCCCATTCAATCAGATCTCATCACCGGTGTGATCGTCTCCCCTCGTCCTGCCTT CTATCGAATTTCCATTTGGACTCGCGAGGCCAGCGATGTTAACGTTCCCGACACTGATGCGATCAAGGCACGTCTGCTCAACATCGGCAAACACTTCAAGACAAGTGTTTTAGGGTACGAACTTGAGCAAAAGCTCACAGAGGGAGGATTCCAAACAGAGCTCACTTTCGATGCTCATAAAGATTCTGAAAAGAAGGTGAACAAAAACAAATTCACTGTGTAA
- a CDS encoding Hypothetical Protein (Similar to TIGR gene model, INSD accession AAW42335.1), translating into MEAELQTYRDQLAYVNLSLESDPSNDDLLKLKAELNELIDLTQQAMGHTGAAKGMDAGKEKAKTKGKEKEKEITNWQDQGPYKAGMDCMAKYKDGKWYPARINAVVGSQESPLYAVTFKGYTSSTNLPLSSLKPHDPNAPIPQPHKRRADELTEKEKEKKKKKGEKWMETQKQRAEEVKEKKNAWEKFGKKAQKKGIHISGLEGRSVFRTPDNPYGRGTLFSVFGVVGSGRGVTEYERMGKHKFNEEEDD; encoded by the exons ATGGAAGCTGAGCTTCAAACATATCGAGATCAACTTGCTTATGTCAACCTTTCTCTCGAATCCGACCCCTCAAACGATGATCTCCTAAAGCTGAAGGCCGAGCTGAATGAGCTCATCGATCTTACACAGCAGGCCATGGGGCACACAGGTGCTGCTAAAGGAATGGACGCCGGAAAAGAAAAAGCAAAAACGAAGGGtaaggaaaaggagaaggaaatTACCAACTGGCAGGATCAGGGCCCGTACAAAGCGGGGATGGATTGTATGGCGAAATACAAAGATGGAAAATG GTATCCCGCCCGAATCAATGCCGTTGTTGGCTCCCAGGAATCTCCACTGTATGCTGTCACATTTAAAGGCTATACGTCTTCCACCAACCTCCCCCTTTCATCCTTGAAGCCACATGACCCAAATGCCCCCATTCCACAACCTCATAAGAGGCGTGCAGATGAGCTGACcgagaaagaaaaggagaagaagaagaagaaaggggAAAAATGGATGGAAACCCAAAAACAAAGAGCGGAAGAGGtgaaggaaaaaaagaatgCGTGGGAGAAGTTTGGAAAAAAAGcacagaagaagggtaTACACATTTCTGG GCTCGAAGGCAGGTCTGTATTCCGTACACCTGACAATCCTTACG GTCGAGGTACGCTTTTTTCCGTTT TCGGGGTAGTAGGATCTGGTCGAGGCGTGACGGAATACGAGCGCATGGGCAAGCACAAGTTTaacgaggaagaagatgattAA
- a CDS encoding receptor, putative (Similar to TIGR gene model, INSD accession AAW42687.1) — translation MPDPSIPVVYRKTPHKLVGHSLLYSVSVFLSIGVWLFGYDQGVMSGVITGPYFKAYFNQPTSTQLGNMVAVLEIGAFITSLAAAHIADNYGRRMTLRTGAMIFTIGGAIQTFCVGYNSMLLGRFISGFGVGMLSMVVPIYQSEISPADHRGLLGSVEFTGNIIGYASSVWIDYACSFFQSDWSWRLPLSVQCIGGFVLFIGSFVTPESPRYLVDTDQEVEGLTVIADFQGKALDDASVQAEYKEIRDAVLADRAVGDRSYTALWRRYKGRVIIAMSSQLFAQLNGINVISYYAPLVFEQAGWIGRDAILMTGINALFYVASSLPPWYLMDRAGRRPILLSGAVAMAIALTATGWWIYIDQAITPNAVVICVVIYNSAFGMSWGPVPWLYPPEIMPLPFRAKGVSLSTATNWISNWWVGVSTPLFQELIGWRLYPMHAFFCALSFILVYFLYPETRGVPLEEMDKLFGDESDEDEGDSDFDEDEEAESEISSLVSNPRHRRRSASSSLRPSLPTSRKSSPMPSREASSSRGLFGRITDSVNGLLGSTRRQNRSVGYTAVNEE, via the exons ATGCCCGATCCCTCCATCCCGGTAGTCTATCGCAAGACTCCACATAAGCTGGTCGGACATAGCCTATTATACAGTGTTTCAGTGTTTCTTAGCATAGGAGTCTGGTTATTTGG ATATGATCAGGG GGTAATGTCCG GTGTTATTACGGGCCCATACTTTAA AGCTTATT TCAATCAACCGACGTCAACGCAGCTTGGCAA TATGGTGGCCGTTTTGGAGATTGGTGCATTCA TCACTTCTCTGGCTGCCGCTCATATTGCAGATAATTATGGAAGACGTATGACCCTTCGCACAGGTGCAATGATCTTCACCATTGGAGGAGCTATACAGACCTTTTGCGTTGGATATAATTCCATGTTACTTGGAAGATTCATCAGCGGCTTTGGGGTAGGGATGCTGAGTATGGTTGTGCCAATCTATCAG TCTGAAATATCTCCTGCAGACCAT CGAGGCCTTTTGGGCTCTGTCGAATTCACAGGTAATATCATTGGCTACGCCTCCTCTGTT TGGATCGACTATGCCTGTTCATTCTTTCAGTCCGACTGGTCTTGGCGCCTCCCGCTTTCTGTTCAATGTATAGGCGGCTTTGTTCTCTTCATCGGCAGTTTCGTCACACCAGAGTCTCCTCG CTATCTCGTCGATACAGACCAAGAGGTGGAAGGTTTAACAGTGATCGCTGATTTTCAAGGGAAAGCTCTGGACGATGCATCAGTGCAAGCTGAGTACAAAGAAATTCGAGATGCTGTTCTAGCAGAC CGAGCTGTTGGAGACAGAAGTTATACGGCTTTATGGAGGAGATATAAAGGAAGGGTCATAATTGCAATGAGCAGTCAGTTATTTGCTCAACTG AATGGCATCAATG TCATCTCGTATTATGCAC CTCTCGTATTTGAAC AGGCGGGGTGGATTGGGCGTGACGCTATCCTTATGACAGGTATCAACGCCTTATTTTATGTGGCAAGCTCACTTCCCCC GTGGTATCTCATGGATCGAGCTGGTCGAAGGCCCATTTTGCTCTCGGGTGCAGTGGCCATGGCAATTGCGCTGACAGCAACGGGATGGTGGATATACATTGATCAAGCAATAACACCCAATGCGG TGGTAATTTGCGTAGTGATCTATAATTCGGCATTTGGCATGAGCTGGGGACCTGTCCCATG GCTTTACCCTCCAGAAATCATGCCGCTGCCATTCCGAGCGAAGGGAGTATCCTTATCTACTGCTACA AACTGGATCTCA AACTGGTGGGTAGGGGTCTCAACACCGCTCTTTCAAGAACTTATCGGATGGCGATTATATCCCATGCATGCGTTCTTCTGTGCATTATCATTTATTCTCGTATATTTCC TCTATCCCGAGACACGAGGCGTACCTCTTGAAGAAATGGACAAATTGTTTGGGGATGAAAGtgatgaggacgagggTGATTCGGACtttgatgaagatgaggaagcCGAATCAGAAATATCATCTCTTGTCAGTAATCCTCGACACCGACGCCGGTCGGCCAGCTCTTCATTACGTCCATCTTTGCCTACCTCCCGAAAATCGTCACCGATGCCATCCAGAGAAGCTTCATCTAGCCGAGGGCTGTTTGGACGTATAACGGACTCGGTGAATGGTCTGCTTGGAAGTACCAGACGCCAAAACAGGAGTGTGGGGTATACTGCTGTCAATGAAGAATAG